One genomic region from Haloarcula taiwanensis encodes:
- a CDS encoding dCTP deaminase, which produces MTDFAEYVTDIVHEPTQTDSPGLDLTVAEVYEVVEPGRIDFGGGELDSAGVTPHSSEKRDPADDYEWWTLRGGQYLVEYNESLTGEATVTLQPRTELLERGATHPTLHVDTLSRVPLSVGGAGLKLKENARVSTIVAADEQ; this is translated from the coding sequence ATGACCGACTTCGCGGAGTACGTCACGGACATCGTCCACGAACCGACCCAGACCGACAGCCCGGGGTTGGACCTCACCGTCGCCGAGGTGTACGAAGTCGTCGAGCCGGGGCGCATCGACTTCGGCGGCGGCGAACTCGACTCGGCTGGCGTCACACCCCATTCGAGCGAGAAACGAGACCCGGCTGACGACTACGAGTGGTGGACGCTACGGGGTGGCCAGTACCTCGTTGAGTACAACGAATCGCTGACCGGCGAGGCGACGGTGACGCTCCAGCCGCGGACGGAACTGCTCGAACGCGGGGCGACCCATCCGACGCTGCACGTTGACACGCTTTCGCGCGTGCCGCTGTCGGTCGGCGGCGCAGGGCTGAAGCTCAAGGAAAACGCCCGAGTCAGCACGATTGTGGCGGCAGACGAGCAGTGA